A portion of the Deinococcus peraridilitoris DSM 19664 genome contains these proteins:
- a CDS encoding isopropylmalate/homocitrate/citramalate synthase: protein MTALLSSRIQDTPHPELFFESYPPEGFPRFAWTTRPAGLPLQAWTTETTHRDGQQGGLPLTVEQGVMLYDLMCAFTGDSGALRQAEFFVYRSSDRAMLEAALARFQDGTPVEPTTWIRATRKDAELVSILGVRETGMLASASDYHTFYKFKPAGRQGAAHAYLGAVAAVLDAGLRPRLHLEDATRAPREFLLPFVEAVQELCSTYGEAQRPKFRLCDTMGLGLPYDFVAWPRSVPGMVRELRAQGVEGAFLEFHPHNDTHLAVANCLAAVLAGCAAINGTLLGKGERTGNAALEGVLLHLIGMDFFERAQPDFHVLNDLAALYETLGHGVPAKYPLYGKDAHRTRAGIHADGLNKFWPMYAPFDVPKLLGRPLELSLTKDSGLAGLIFLIKSHTGIELPKTHVGLHALNAELAVEFDAGRQTAVEWEEIATRVYPLINAQASEAEHS from the coding sequence ATGACAGCGCTCCTCTCCAGCCGTATTCAGGACACACCACACCCCGAACTTTTCTTTGAAAGTTATCCGCCTGAAGGGTTTCCACGTTTTGCCTGGACCACGCGACCCGCCGGGCTCCCCCTGCAGGCCTGGACCACTGAAACGACCCATCGTGACGGCCAGCAGGGCGGTCTACCACTCACGGTCGAACAAGGCGTCATGCTTTACGACCTGATGTGCGCCTTTACCGGTGACAGCGGCGCCTTGCGACAAGCCGAGTTCTTCGTGTACCGTTCCTCGGACCGCGCCATGCTGGAAGCCGCGCTCGCCCGCTTTCAGGACGGAACCCCCGTCGAGCCGACCACCTGGATTCGCGCCACGCGCAAAGACGCCGAGCTGGTCAGCATCCTGGGTGTGCGGGAAACCGGCATGCTCGCGTCTGCAAGTGACTACCATACGTTCTACAAATTCAAACCGGCCGGACGGCAGGGCGCCGCCCACGCGTACCTCGGCGCGGTGGCAGCGGTGCTGGACGCGGGGCTGCGTCCCCGACTCCACCTCGAGGACGCCACGCGCGCTCCCCGTGAATTCCTGTTGCCCTTTGTTGAGGCGGTGCAGGAGCTTTGCTCGACTTACGGCGAAGCCCAGCGCCCCAAATTCCGGCTGTGTGACACCATGGGCCTGGGCTTGCCTTACGACTTCGTGGCCTGGCCGCGCAGTGTGCCCGGCATGGTTCGTGAACTGCGCGCGCAGGGCGTTGAGGGCGCATTCCTCGAATTCCATCCGCACAACGACACGCATCTGGCCGTGGCCAACTGTCTGGCCGCCGTGCTCGCCGGATGCGCCGCGATCAACGGCACGCTGCTGGGCAAAGGAGAGCGCACCGGCAACGCCGCGCTGGAAGGTGTCCTGCTGCACCTGATCGGCATGGATTTCTTCGAACGCGCTCAGCCGGACTTTCATGTGCTCAACGACCTGGCCGCCCTGTACGAGACGCTGGGTCATGGCGTACCCGCCAAATACCCGCTGTACGGCAAGGACGCCCACCGCACCCGCGCGGGCATCCACGCAGACGGTCTCAACAAGTTCTGGCCGATGTACGCCCCCTTCGATGTTCCGAAGTTACTCGGACGTCCGCTCGAACTGTCACTCACCAAGGACAGCGGCCTTGCCGGGTTGATCTTCCTGATCAAAAGCCACACGGGCATCGAGCTGCCCAAGACCCACGTGGGCCTGCATGCCCTGAACGCCGAGCTCGCTGTCGAATTCGATGCCGGACGACAAACAGCCGTCGAGTGGGAAGAAATCGCGACACGCGTGTATCCGCTCATTAACGCTCAGGCCAGCGAAGCCGAACACTCCTGA
- a CDS encoding citrate/2-methylcitrate synthase, giving the protein MSQTLSAEEAAAQLGVSRATLYAYVSRGLIRSEEGPAGRRHRRYRAEDVHALVGHKEARRDPARNVQEALHWGAPLLDSALTLIEDGHLYYRGEDALTLSRRASLEEVAALLWTGDREAASWLFAREVTAPAQLRFEGAPLTESFALVLAHGAAHDLGAHDLRPEAQAYTAARVLKLLFAVAQGVPAVPADVNALLHQQLASRWFKGGHGADTLRAALVLCADHELNISSFTARCVASSGANLYHAALGGLCALQGPRHGLSSGLAYELLANAETQGARTALQTTLAQHGAAVGFGHRLYPQGDPRGRELLNVCAQLSTSHPALRAARELQELSQNELGEQPNIDFGLALLGRIMGLTAGQVVALFALGRTVGWLAHALESASRQQLLRPRARYVGPRPFAAPGDT; this is encoded by the coding sequence GTGTCCCAAACCCTGAGTGCTGAAGAAGCGGCAGCCCAGTTGGGCGTGAGCCGCGCGACGCTGTACGCCTACGTGAGCCGCGGCCTCATTCGTTCGGAAGAAGGTCCGGCGGGTCGGCGTCATCGCCGCTACCGGGCCGAGGACGTACACGCCCTCGTCGGACACAAGGAAGCGAGGCGCGACCCGGCCCGGAACGTGCAAGAAGCGTTGCACTGGGGCGCGCCGCTGCTCGACTCTGCCCTCACCTTGATCGAGGACGGGCATCTGTACTACCGAGGCGAAGACGCGTTGACGCTGTCACGCCGCGCCAGCCTGGAAGAGGTCGCCGCGCTGCTCTGGACCGGAGATCGGGAGGCCGCCAGTTGGCTTTTTGCCCGTGAAGTCACAGCTCCGGCACAGTTGCGCTTTGAAGGCGCGCCATTGACAGAGTCCTTCGCGCTGGTCCTCGCTCATGGCGCGGCGCACGATCTGGGCGCCCACGACCTGCGGCCGGAAGCGCAAGCGTATACAGCGGCGCGGGTGTTGAAGCTGCTGTTTGCCGTGGCGCAGGGGGTGCCCGCTGTACCTGCAGATGTCAATGCACTGCTGCACCAGCAGCTCGCTTCGCGTTGGTTCAAGGGCGGACACGGTGCGGACACGCTGCGCGCGGCGCTGGTGCTGTGCGCGGATCATGAACTCAACATCAGCAGCTTCACGGCGCGCTGTGTGGCCTCCAGCGGCGCAAACCTCTATCACGCGGCTCTGGGCGGCCTGTGCGCCCTGCAAGGGCCACGTCATGGATTGTCGAGCGGGCTGGCCTACGAACTGCTGGCGAACGCCGAAACCCAAGGTGCGCGAACTGCCCTGCAGACGACGTTGGCACAGCACGGTGCAGCCGTCGGCTTCGGGCACCGTCTGTATCCCCAGGGTGATCCGCGCGGCCGTGAACTGCTGAACGTGTGCGCGCAGTTGAGCACTTCTCATCCGGCGTTGCGCGCGGCCCGGGAATTGCAGGAGCTGAGCCAGAACGAACTGGGTGAGCAGCCGAACATCGATTTCGGTCTGGCGCTGCTGGGCCGGATCATGGGGCTCACGGCAGGCCAGGTGGTGGCGCTCTTTGCGCTGGGCCGCACGGTCGGCTGGCTGGCCCACGCGCTGGAAAGTGCATCACGCCAGCAGCTGCTGCGTCCCCGGGCGCGGTACGTAGGGCCGCGCCCGTTCGCCGCCCCGGGAGACACGTAG
- a CDS encoding MFS transporter, producing the protein MSATELSPPNSASVAIRGRWGTSAVFFLNGFVFASWVLHVPTMRDKLNLSPAVLGLALLAIAVGSLLTMPLTGTLVARFGSQLVTRLFALVNPLVLLPLLLAPNLGTQVVALALYGAVSGGLDVAMNAQGVAVERALKKAVLSSFHAWWSLGGLAGAGLGSLLLSLGVAPLWHVSSVALPFVLVALLAGTILLPPRFDLHENTPEKPRQRGIPRVIVLLGALGFVGLLGEGAVADWSAVYYRDYLGASIGGAGVGYVAFIFAMTVGRMLGDQARAKLGGQWVLRGGAALSSLGLLAALLSPSPLLAALGFAASGLGIANIVPVLFDAASRAGNAGPAIAQVSTIAYLGFLAGPPVVGFVAEATSLGLALGLVAGLIALVALLGGLAWRPARH; encoded by the coding sequence ATGAGTGCAACCGAACTCTCCCCGCCCAACTCAGCGTCCGTGGCCATCCGTGGTCGCTGGGGCACCTCTGCCGTCTTCTTCCTGAACGGTTTCGTGTTCGCTTCCTGGGTGTTGCACGTGCCCACCATGCGCGACAAGCTCAACCTCTCCCCCGCCGTGCTGGGCCTCGCCCTGCTCGCCATCGCCGTTGGCAGCCTGCTCACCATGCCGCTCACCGGGACACTCGTGGCCCGCTTCGGCAGCCAGCTCGTCACCCGGCTGTTCGCGCTCGTCAACCCACTGGTCCTGCTGCCCTTGCTGCTCGCGCCCAACCTGGGCACACAGGTGGTGGCCCTCGCACTCTACGGCGCCGTATCGGGCGGGCTCGACGTGGCGATGAACGCCCAGGGTGTCGCCGTCGAACGGGCACTGAAAAAAGCAGTCCTGTCGTCCTTTCACGCCTGGTGGAGCCTGGGTGGGCTGGCAGGTGCGGGCCTCGGCAGCCTGCTGCTCTCACTGGGAGTCGCGCCCCTGTGGCACGTTTCCAGCGTGGCGCTGCCGTTTGTGCTGGTCGCCCTGCTGGCCGGCACGATTCTGCTGCCTCCCCGCTTCGACCTCCACGAGAACACCCCAGAAAAACCTCGCCAGCGTGGAATTCCACGTGTGATCGTCCTGCTGGGCGCGCTGGGCTTTGTGGGATTGCTGGGTGAGGGCGCGGTGGCCGACTGGAGCGCCGTGTACTACCGCGACTACCTGGGCGCCAGCATCGGGGGCGCGGGTGTGGGCTACGTCGCCTTCATTTTCGCCATGACCGTTGGACGCATGCTGGGCGATCAGGCCCGGGCGAAGCTGGGCGGCCAGTGGGTGTTGCGCGGTGGCGCGGCCCTGTCGTCCCTGGGGCTGCTGGCCGCGCTGCTCAGTCCTTCTCCGCTGCTCGCCGCGCTGGGCTTCGCCGCGTCGGGCCTGGGCATCGCCAACATCGTGCCAGTGCTGTTCGACGCCGCCAGCCGCGCGGGAAACGCCGGACCGGCCATCGCGCAGGTGTCGACCATCGCGTACCTGGGGTTTCTGGCTGGCCCGCCGGTGGTCGGTTTCGTTGCCGAGGCCACCAGCCTGGGCCTAGCGCTCGGGCTGGTGGCCGGCCTGATCGCCCTGGTGGCGCTGCTGGGCGGCCTTGCCTGGCGCCCGGCACGGCACTGA
- a CDS encoding substrate-binding domain-containing protein gives MSSAKLPGRRATLKDVAAALGVSPATVSNAYNRPDQLSPALRERILIAARELGYLGPDPLARNLRRGQAGAIGVVYADRLSYAFADPAAALFLQGVASATEQAGLSLLLLPTPDSPDTVTSAAVDGFVIYCLPEGSSSLQAALSRGVPCVLVDQLVSYGQPAVYIDDEGGAHQAAQHLLDLGHRTFGILSLELQFPRRRGRPCTDREAGASFRPPLERLSGYRRAIESAGLRWEEAVQVLEANENSPEEGETLARELLSGERAPTALLAMSDQLALGALRAAANLGLRVPEDLSIVGYDDVPSAGALNLTTVHQPTVRKGRLAGELLLAQLAGETPAAPELLPTELVVRGTTAPRRTVPTHP, from the coding sequence ATGTCGAGCGCCAAGCTACCCGGCCGGCGGGCTACCCTCAAGGATGTCGCTGCAGCCCTCGGGGTGTCGCCGGCAACTGTCAGCAACGCCTACAACCGTCCGGACCAGCTTTCACCCGCCTTGCGCGAGCGCATTCTGATTGCGGCGCGGGAATTGGGTTACCTGGGCCCGGACCCGCTGGCCCGCAACCTGCGGCGCGGTCAGGCCGGCGCCATCGGTGTGGTGTACGCCGACCGCCTGTCGTATGCCTTCGCGGACCCGGCAGCCGCGCTGTTTTTGCAGGGGGTAGCGAGCGCCACTGAACAGGCTGGCCTGAGCCTGCTGCTGCTGCCCACCCCCGACAGTCCTGACACCGTCACCAGTGCCGCCGTGGATGGCTTCGTCATCTACTGTCTGCCTGAAGGCAGCTCTTCTTTGCAGGCGGCGCTGTCACGCGGCGTGCCCTGCGTGCTGGTCGACCAGCTGGTAAGTTACGGGCAGCCTGCCGTGTATATCGATGACGAAGGTGGCGCGCACCAGGCGGCGCAGCATCTGCTTGATCTCGGACACCGCACCTTCGGGATTCTTTCGCTGGAACTGCAGTTCCCCCGCCGCCGGGGCCGCCCGTGCACCGATCGCGAGGCGGGCGCTTCCTTTCGCCCACCGCTGGAGCGTCTGAGCGGTTACCGTCGGGCGATCGAATCGGCGGGACTGCGTTGGGAGGAAGCCGTACAGGTGCTGGAAGCCAACGAGAACAGCCCCGAGGAAGGAGAAACCCTTGCCCGCGAGCTGCTGAGCGGTGAGCGCGCGCCTACCGCACTGCTCGCCATGAGCGACCAGCTGGCCCTGGGCGCATTGCGGGCGGCTGCCAACCTGGGCCTGCGTGTTCCCGAGGACCTCTCCATCGTGGGCTACGACGATGTGCCCAGTGCTGGAGCGCTCAACCTCACGACAGTTCATCAGCCGACGGTGCGCAAGGGCCGTCTGGCAGGAGAACTGCTGCTCGCGCAACTCGCAGGTGAGACGCCCGCTGCCCCCGAGCTGCTGCCAACCGAGCTGGTCGTGCGTGGCACCACAGCGCCAAGACGCACCGTGCCCACCCACCCCTGA
- a CDS encoding discoidin domain-containing protein encodes MPQTNQLRPTRTLQFTLLGLTSLLAACGTVGPQPGPESSEVQADQQILTPLALPADAHPIKGSTASSATSDSKASRYSWDDQLSTWWSASSLGSWVRYDLGSEKTIDSISLAFYRGANRKATFDVELSRDGSNWTKVLSKVTSSGSTTNLERYNVSDQSARYIRVTNHGNTENSAIAITEAVVHGVGSTSSSGDTTTSTGRTYYVDCSNGSDSNSGTSTGSAWRSVGKVNNSWLNAGERLLLKRGCTWNGPLNARWNGTSSAPIVIGAYGEGDLPRLYGGNPGAVAITGTHQIIENLQVTADKPAPYKYAVKCKTTPMGWRIGFAFTNGARHNTVRHSKAYGLTGGVHLAVGATYNKVLNNTLTNNTTMSSNTNDPALDNSGAWGVLINGDHNEVAYNYFSGNSACSEKYTIEGASLEVFRASNNYFHHNTSINDTTFTEMGGKPDDRAENNVYAYNLFASLNTPYKTGEMLVIRGWKSYWGANPGTKFYNNTAFNVNVGIYCGEGCDSSILSARNNIIVMRSDATKAALWTDGNIDEGNNIYWRNGGGNPGVTRPGGVSSSSRITEPRFVDAWGRNFDLRSDSPAVNKGVYAPVQNLGIRLDLKNRNNFVGGALDLGALERQ; translated from the coding sequence GTGCCCCAGACCAACCAGCTTCGACCGACCAGAACCTTGCAGTTCACCTTGCTCGGACTGACCAGCCTGCTGGCAGCATGCGGTACGGTGGGCCCCCAGCCAGGACCTGAGTCCAGCGAAGTTCAGGCGGACCAGCAGATACTGACTCCTTTGGCCTTGCCCGCAGATGCCCACCCCATCAAAGGCAGCACGGCCAGCAGCGCCACCAGTGACAGCAAGGCCAGCAGGTACTCCTGGGATGACCAGCTCAGCACCTGGTGGAGCGCCAGCAGCCTGGGCAGCTGGGTTCGCTACGACCTGGGCAGCGAAAAGACCATCGACTCCATCAGCCTGGCCTTTTACCGCGGCGCCAACCGCAAAGCCACCTTCGATGTCGAACTGAGCCGGGACGGCAGCAACTGGACCAAAGTGCTGAGCAAAGTGACCAGCAGTGGCAGCACCACCAACCTGGAGCGCTACAACGTCTCAGATCAAAGTGCGCGCTACATCCGGGTCACCAATCACGGCAACACCGAGAACAGTGCCATCGCCATCACCGAAGCCGTCGTTCACGGTGTGGGCAGCACCAGCAGCAGCGGTGACACCACCACCAGCACTGGCCGGACGTACTATGTGGACTGCTCGAACGGCAGTGACAGCAACAGCGGCACCTCGACCGGCAGCGCCTGGAGAAGTGTTGGCAAAGTGAATAACAGCTGGCTCAACGCCGGTGAACGCCTGCTGCTCAAGCGCGGCTGCACCTGGAATGGTCCCCTCAACGCACGCTGGAATGGGACCAGCAGCGCGCCCATCGTGATCGGAGCCTACGGCGAGGGTGATCTGCCGCGCCTGTACGGCGGCAATCCCGGTGCGGTCGCCATCACCGGCACCCACCAGATCATCGAGAATCTGCAGGTCACGGCGGACAAGCCCGCTCCGTACAAGTACGCCGTCAAGTGCAAGACCACCCCGATGGGTTGGCGCATCGGTTTCGCGTTCACGAACGGAGCCAGGCACAACACCGTGCGTCACTCCAAGGCTTACGGTCTGACGGGCGGCGTGCACCTGGCCGTCGGCGCCACCTACAACAAGGTGCTGAACAATACCCTGACCAACAACACCACCATGTCCTCCAACACCAACGATCCGGCCCTGGATAACTCGGGTGCCTGGGGCGTACTGATCAACGGAGATCACAACGAGGTCGCCTACAACTACTTCTCGGGAAATTCCGCATGCTCGGAGAAGTACACCATCGAAGGTGCCAGCCTGGAAGTGTTCCGCGCCAGCAACAACTACTTTCATCACAACACCTCGATCAACGACACCACCTTCACCGAGATGGGCGGCAAGCCCGACGACCGTGCCGAGAACAACGTGTACGCCTACAACCTGTTCGCGTCCCTCAACACGCCCTACAAAACCGGGGAAATGCTGGTCATTCGCGGCTGGAAGAGCTACTGGGGCGCCAATCCTGGCACGAAGTTCTACAACAACACCGCCTTCAACGTGAACGTCGGCATCTACTGCGGCGAGGGCTGTGACAGCAGCATCCTGAGTGCGCGCAACAACATCATCGTGATGCGAAGCGACGCCACCAAGGCCGCCCTGTGGACCGACGGCAACATCGACGAGGGCAACAACATCTACTGGCGCAACGGCGGCGGCAACCCCGGTGTAACCCGCCCTGGCGGCGTCAGCAGTTCTTCTCGCATTACCGAACCTCGCTTCGTGGACGCCTGGGGGCGCAACTTCGATCTGCGCTCTGACAGCCCGGCGGTGAACAAAGGCGTCTATGCTCCGGTGCAAAACCTGGGCATCAGGCTCGACCTCAAGAACCGCAACAATTTCGTGGGCGGCGCGCTCGACCTGGGCGCCCTCGAACGCCAGTAA
- the galE gene encoding UDP-glucose 4-epimerase GalE, protein MSKLLVTGGAGYIGSHTVRALQDANHEVVVLDNFSAGHLEALPDGVAIVQADLLDEEAVRAALRDHQPDAVVHFAALIEVGESMSDPRRFYRNNLLGSLNLANALLDTRTAENTPVPVVFSSTAAVYGEAEVIPIPEDAPKRPTSVYGETKLSFEHVLSAYDRAYGLPHINLRYFNVSGAHASGEIGEAHPNKTHLIELALLTALGQREKMKIFGTDYPTPDGTCVRDYIHVDDLASAHVLAVQALLDGSPSTAYNVGLGHGFSVKEVLDAADRVVGTPIPREIAPRRPGDPAFLVAESSRIKAELGWAPQYTDLDQIVESAWRWHRRYPHGFEKATR, encoded by the coding sequence ATGAGCAAACTACTGGTGACGGGCGGCGCAGGATACATCGGATCGCACACGGTTCGCGCCTTGCAGGACGCAAACCACGAGGTCGTGGTGCTCGACAACTTCTCAGCCGGGCACCTGGAGGCCCTGCCTGACGGTGTAGCCATCGTGCAGGCCGACCTGCTCGACGAGGAGGCCGTTCGGGCGGCACTGCGTGACCATCAGCCGGACGCGGTGGTCCACTTCGCCGCACTGATCGAGGTAGGCGAGTCAATGAGCGATCCGCGCCGCTTCTACCGCAACAACCTGCTGGGAAGCCTGAACCTCGCCAACGCCCTGCTCGATACCCGCACTGCCGAAAATACGCCCGTACCAGTGGTGTTTTCCTCGACTGCCGCCGTGTACGGTGAAGCCGAAGTCATTCCGATTCCCGAAGACGCCCCCAAGCGTCCCACCAGCGTCTACGGCGAGACCAAGCTGTCCTTCGAGCATGTGCTGAGCGCTTATGACCGGGCCTACGGCCTGCCGCACATCAACCTGCGTTACTTCAATGTGTCGGGAGCCCACGCCAGCGGTGAAATCGGTGAAGCGCACCCCAACAAAACCCACCTGATCGAGCTGGCGCTGCTCACCGCCCTGGGGCAACGCGAAAAGATGAAGATCTTCGGCACGGACTACCCCACCCCGGACGGCACCTGCGTCCGCGACTACATCCACGTGGACGATCTGGCGAGCGCGCACGTGCTGGCGGTGCAGGCGCTGCTCGACGGATCACCCAGCACCGCCTACAACGTCGGTCTGGGACACGGCTTTTCGGTCAAGGAAGTGCTGGACGCGGCCGACCGGGTGGTAGGCACACCGATCCCGCGTGAAATCGCGCCGCGCCGCCCGGGTGACCCCGCCTTTCTGGTGGCCGAATCCAGCCGCATCAAAGCCGAACTCGGCTGGGCCCCGCAGTACACCGATCTCGACCAGATCGTGGAGAGCGCCTGGCGCTGGCACCGGCGCTATCCGCATGGTTTTGAGAAAGCCACACGTTAA
- a CDS encoding Gfo/Idh/MocA family protein, whose product MKRPPVEVSMMNEHEVPSDAAPLRLIQIGLGGWGRDWMNIVHKERAVRPVAWVDADITALSLAQQQGAPKEGCFTSLAEALEAQPADAVLITAGVAGHAPIALSALQMNLPVLVEKPFTENLSQASEVIAAARERQLALMVSQNYRFHPAPQLAAQIVREGTLGDIGFVEVDFRRDSARARPAPTAHHALPHPLLLDMAIHHFDLMRFVLGREPLRIDCQTFNPKWSPFRDPASGVATIEFEGGVVVSYRGSWASSGPVTPWAGEWRMDAEGGELRWTSRDTPTPDHVTLRPLDGRPRPLPLPDTGKLDRAGALAAFVQAVRDGTEPPSSGRENLGSLALALAAIRSSQERRIVELSEGAG is encoded by the coding sequence GTGAAACGCCCGCCTGTCGAGGTGAGCATGATGAACGAACACGAAGTCCCGTCGGACGCTGCCCCCCTTCGCCTCATTCAAATCGGCCTGGGTGGCTGGGGCCGTGACTGGATGAACATCGTGCACAAAGAGCGCGCCGTGAGGCCGGTCGCGTGGGTCGACGCCGACATCACGGCGCTGTCCCTGGCGCAGCAGCAGGGCGCCCCGAAGGAGGGCTGTTTCACCTCTCTTGCCGAGGCCCTGGAAGCACAGCCAGCCGACGCAGTACTCATCACAGCCGGGGTGGCCGGGCACGCTCCCATCGCGCTCTCCGCGTTGCAGATGAATTTGCCGGTGCTGGTCGAAAAACCATTCACAGAGAATCTGTCGCAGGCCAGCGAGGTGATCGCCGCCGCGCGTGAGCGCCAGCTGGCACTGATGGTCAGCCAAAACTACCGCTTTCACCCGGCGCCTCAGCTGGCCGCCCAAATTGTCCGTGAGGGCACACTGGGCGATATCGGGTTCGTGGAAGTCGATTTTCGCCGGGACAGCGCCCGCGCCCGTCCTGCACCCACCGCGCACCATGCGTTGCCTCATCCGTTGTTGCTCGATATGGCCATCCACCACTTCGACCTGATGCGCTTCGTACTGGGCCGCGAGCCGCTGCGCATCGACTGCCAGACCTTCAACCCGAAGTGGAGCCCGTTTCGTGATCCGGCGAGCGGCGTGGCCACAATCGAATTTGAAGGCGGCGTGGTCGTCAGCTACCGGGGCAGCTGGGCGAGCTCTGGGCCAGTGACGCCCTGGGCCGGCGAGTGGCGCATGGACGCTGAGGGTGGCGAGTTACGCTGGACCAGCCGTGACACGCCCACCCCCGACCACGTGACCCTGCGCCCGCTGGATGGGCGCCCCCGGCCACTGCCGCTGCCGGACACCGGAAAACTCGATCGCGCCGGGGCGCTGGCCGCTTTCGTGCAGGCGGTCCGTGATGGTACCGAGCCACCCAGCTCTGGCCGGGAGAACCTGGGCAGCCTCGCGCTCGCGCTGGCTGCCATTCGTTCCAGCCAGGAGCGGCGGATTGTCGAGTTGTCCGAAGGCGCCGGGTAG
- a CDS encoding site-2 protease family protein, translating into MRGVPLGRLFGIPLEINSSWLFIFLLLTWSLAAGAFPGALPDRAPAVYWLLAAFTSVVFFVCLIAHELGHSLTAIRLGVKVRRITLFFFGGVAQLEGNLKNGLSEVWVALAGPVVSFVLAGLFWLLSQVGGEVGVASAWLARINLLLALFNLLPGFPLDGGRVLRGAIWAATKSFARATQVAVSVGALVSWGLIAYGVLTVLRGNLFGGIWIIVIALFLQNAAVAEASQSGAQQALAQVPRARTLAQDDWPTVPRDTRLQTIADLVLETGRRAYPVVEDGRFFGLVTLVTLRGAGRERWPFMTADAALLTEVHSVLPTAGAMDALRVMTQHNVHQLPVLDAQGVYYGMISRDQLMALLQLYSGEGNDRSPRRIESA; encoded by the coding sequence ATGCGCGGCGTGCCGCTGGGTCGGCTGTTCGGCATTCCGCTGGAAATCAACTCTTCGTGGCTGTTCATTTTTCTTCTGCTGACCTGGTCACTCGCGGCGGGGGCCTTTCCCGGTGCCCTGCCGGACCGCGCCCCGGCAGTGTACTGGCTGCTCGCTGCATTCACCTCGGTCGTGTTCTTCGTGTGCCTGATCGCGCACGAACTGGGGCACTCGCTGACCGCCATTCGCCTGGGTGTCAAGGTCCGGCGCATCACCTTGTTCTTTTTCGGCGGGGTGGCGCAACTCGAGGGCAACCTCAAGAACGGTCTGAGCGAGGTGTGGGTGGCGCTGGCCGGTCCGGTGGTATCGTTTGTGCTGGCCGGACTGTTCTGGCTGCTTTCCCAGGTCGGAGGTGAGGTGGGCGTCGCGAGCGCCTGGCTGGCGCGCATCAACCTGCTGCTGGCCTTGTTCAACCTGCTGCCGGGCTTTCCCCTCGATGGAGGCCGGGTGCTGCGCGGCGCCATCTGGGCGGCCACGAAGTCCTTCGCCCGCGCCACCCAGGTGGCCGTGAGCGTCGGTGCGCTTGTCAGCTGGGGCCTGATTGCCTATGGGGTGCTGACAGTGCTGCGCGGCAACCTCTTCGGCGGCATCTGGATCATCGTGATCGCACTGTTCTTGCAGAACGCCGCAGTTGCCGAAGCCAGCCAGAGCGGCGCGCAGCAGGCCCTCGCGCAGGTACCTCGGGCGCGAACGCTCGCGCAGGACGACTGGCCCACCGTGCCGCGCGACACCCGGCTGCAGACCATTGCCGATCTGGTGCTGGAAACCGGGCGGCGCGCCTATCCGGTCGTCGAGGACGGCCGCTTCTTCGGTCTCGTGACGCTGGTCACCCTGCGCGGCGCCGGACGTGAACGCTGGCCCTTCATGACCGCCGACGCGGCCTTGCTCACCGAAGTGCACAGTGTGCTTCCCACGGCGGGCGCCATGGACGCGCTGCGCGTCATGACGCAGCACAACGTCCACCAGCTGCCGGTACTGGACGCGCAGGGCGTGTACTACGGCATGATCAGCCGCGACCAGCTGATGGCGCTGCTGCAGCTGTACAGCGGCGAGGGCAACGACCGCTCGCCCCGCCGCATCGAAAGTGCCTGA
- a CDS encoding ABC transporter permease subunit, producing the protein MWSELLRDDLRNTRRNTLWWALGLALYVALTWAFYPTVRDNPDIAQFAQRLPEALREAFGMQDFVSPGGYAWARMFSLLLPITLIIYAVRAGTRAIAGDEEQGRLELLLAQPVTRGELLLGRALSLAVSLVVLGLTVFVVTLLGARLVAAELDLARLALASVQVTLLAWALGALALAVGTGTGRPGLASGLTFAFTLGAYLVHSLSPQVEALKSLRTVSPFWYAIGESPFRGEVNVTNAFVLLLAGTLVVLLAVPAFLRRDIGR; encoded by the coding sequence ATGTGGTCTGAACTGCTTCGTGACGATCTCCGCAACACCCGGCGCAACACCCTGTGGTGGGCGCTGGGCCTGGCCCTGTACGTCGCCCTGACCTGGGCCTTCTACCCCACCGTGCGCGACAACCCTGACATCGCACAGTTCGCGCAGCGCCTGCCCGAAGCGTTGCGTGAAGCGTTTGGCATGCAGGATTTCGTGTCCCCGGGTGGCTACGCCTGGGCGCGGATGTTCAGCCTGCTGCTCCCCATCACCCTGATCATTTACGCCGTTCGCGCCGGAACCCGCGCCATCGCGGGAGACGAGGAGCAGGGACGGCTCGAACTGCTCCTGGCCCAGCCGGTCACGCGCGGAGAGTTGCTGCTGGGCCGTGCGCTCTCGCTGGCGGTGAGCCTCGTGGTGCTGGGGCTCACGGTGTTCGTGGTGACACTGCTCGGCGCACGGCTGGTCGCCGCCGAGCTGGACCTGGCACGCTTGGCGCTCGCGAGCGTACAGGTGACGCTGCTGGCCTGGGCGCTGGGCGCGCTCGCACTGGCCGTCGGAACGGGGACCGGACGGCCGGGGCTGGCCTCGGGATTGACCTTCGCGTTCACCCTGGGCGCCTACCTGGTGCACAGCCTCTCGCCGCAGGTGGAGGCCCTGAAGAGCCTGCGAACCGTTTCACCCTTCTGGTACGCCATCGGCGAGAGCCCCTTCCGGGGTGAGGTCAACGTCACGAACGCGTTCGTGCTGCTGCTCGCGGGCACGCTGGTGGTGCTGCTGGCCGTCCCTGCCTTCCTGCGCCGCGACATCGGCCGCTGA